A single window of Flavobacterium sp. 140616W15 DNA harbors:
- a CDS encoding nucleoside deaminase: protein MIDIFTDEYFMKKALQEAEMAFDKDEIPVGAIIVIDNKVIARSHNLTELLNDVTAHAEMQAITAAANFLGGKYLKDCTLYVTLEPCQMCAGALYWSQISKIVFGASDEHRGYEKMGTQLHPKTVVVRGVMANEASDLMKRFFAKRRR from the coding sequence ATGATAGATATTTTTACCGACGAGTATTTTATGAAAAAGGCTTTACAAGAAGCCGAAATGGCATTTGATAAAGATGAAATTCCTGTAGGAGCCATTATAGTAATTGATAATAAGGTCATTGCAAGAAGCCATAATTTAACCGAATTACTAAATGATGTTACGGCTCATGCCGAAATGCAGGCAATAACTGCTGCTGCTAATTTTTTAGGCGGAAAATATTTAAAAGACTGTACACTTTACGTAACGCTGGAACCTTGCCAGATGTGTGCAGGAGCTTTATATTGGAGTCAGATTTCGAAAATTGTTTTCGGAGCAAGTGACGAACATCGTGGTTACGAAAAAATGGGAACTCAACTACATCCTAAAACTGTTGTTGTTCGTGGTGTTATGGCAAATGAAGCTTCGGATTTAATGAAACGTTTCTTTGCTAAAAGACGAAGATAA